The genome window cttattatatttttggcgtatatcactttataactattgcataaatgcatatgtattgtgatgtccttggatttgtgcaatgggaatcggatcgtgatgagatcacgataatgagatcgattcacctttaaacacatatcctaaataatcccggtcataggttactcaagagggacatcgtgataaccggatagactggtgtgctgtatacccgtccatatgatggatgcagctggtctcatagctgctcgtgtagggacactagggatacagtacaggtgctcattggagaatgagttcactgattgatccgcttacggaatgctggatggttgatgatgccttattgtcagacaacgattccgtagtcctagtggtgtatctggttcttagacttgagacaccaaggatgtcctgtatgagtgctccactctttgataccagacttataggtttggctgttcccagatctagtacagctggtcattgggagtggtagtcgaccttacgagggctattgagtgtcgatagaggatcatccactctcggtatcatgagaggaatatcccatgtgttcttgctcagacaaatccctggccagggtcattcgggttgagagagaaagagttctccgggagaatctgattagagcgagactcgagtagaaaccgtatgggtctgacagcaccatgctcgatatacggtctctgggatattagatggatgagggactataggtacatggtaactgaggacagacaggtccaatggattggattcccctgtatcgtctggggactatggcgtagtggcctagtacttccgtagtcgatgagtcgagtgaattattacagagataataattcacttagttagaaggagttctgacaggtatgactcacggccagctcgatattgggcctagagggtcacacacatatggtaggcattgcgatgagtagaggttcggatatgagatatccgacggagcccttgtcttattggatgcagatccaatacccactagggaaaggacccattagggttttgacacgggatctctataaataggagggattcacagcctcataggctagagtctttgcttgcccttcctattctcctctccctctccacctcagagtaggcctggagttttgaggagcatcgtcgcaaccctgctgtgtggatcaccgctagagaggaggacgcttgacctccttcaccctctcctgaggatctgcaaggaaacagggatatacgatctccctaggtaacaaaatctctatacgcagttttgtgttttgcggattttgcgcaccaatcttcgcacgacgacgaacatctttttgggaataggggatttttgttttcttgttcttccgctgcgcatatgatgtcgccccctatgatttcccaatagtagcGAGGCAATGCCACCCCCTCCCACAGTCAGGGGTTTATAAAGAAGAAACTCGTTGCCCCCAAGTTGACGTTTGGGCTCCCCGAGGAAAGAGATGATCGCAACACTTAAAACCTATCATAACTCCCAGATTCCCTAGTCTCGATGCTCCCGCCAGAAGCCGCTTATGATAGGAAGTCTCCTGCCAGAAGCCGCTCGTGACAGGAAATCTCCCGCCGGAAGCCACTCGTGACGGGAAGTTTCCCACCAGGACCTACGTTACCATGCTCGACACGAGCACTCGAACATGCGCGTACACTACCACATGTGCATTTCAGTGCGCCGCCCAACGACCCCCTGACTAGTGACTTGTCAGTCCCAAACCTAAGCCCGAGTTCATTCGCTCGACCAACAGGTtcaatctttgcccgagtcgccCAGTTTGGTCCCTCGACCAGTGACTCATCAGtctcaaacctgagcccgagtttagTCGCTTGGCCAATAggttcagtctttgcccgagtcgtgcAGCTTGGTCCCCTGACCAGTGACTCGTTAgtcccaaacctgagcccgagttcagtcACTCAACTAACAGGTtcaatctttgcccgagtcgcgtaGTTCAGTCCCCCGACTAGCGACTTGTCAGTCTCAAACCTGAGCCAAAGTTCAGTTGCCCGACCAATAGGtttagtctttgcccgagtcgcgtaACTCAGTCCCCCGACCAGCGACTCGTCAATCTCAAACATGAGCCCAAGTTCAGTCACTCAACCAATAGGTtcaatctttgcccgagtcgcatAGTTCGGTCTCCCGACCAGTGACTCATCAGtcttaaacctgagcccgagttcagtcGCTCGACTAATAGGTTCAGTCTGTGCATGAGTCGTGCAGCTCGATCTCCCAGCCAACAGGTTCAGTCTTCATCCGAGTCGCGCAGCTCGGTCCCCCAACTAGTGACTCGACAGTCCCAAACCTAAACCCAAGACCAATCGCTCGGCCAATAGGTTCAGTCTTTGTCCGAGTCATGCAGCTCGGTCCCCTGACTAACAACTCGACAGTCCCAAACCTGGACCTTAGGCCAATCGCTTGGTCAACAGGTTCAGTCTTTGTCCGAGTCACACAGTTCGATTCCCCGATCAGCGACTCCTTAATCCCAAACCTGGGCTCAAGTTCAATCGCTCAGCCAACAGGTTCAGTCTTTGTCCGAGTTGCATAGTTCGGTTCCCTGACCAATGACTCGTCAGTCCCAAACCTGGGTCCGAGGTTAatcactcggccaacaggttcaGTCTTTGTCTGAGTCGCACAGTTTGATTCCCTGACCAACGACTCATTAATCCCAAACCTAGGCCTGAGATCAACCGCTCGGCCAACAGGTTTAGTATTTGCCCAAGTCGCACAGTTCGGTCCCCCGACCAGTGACTCGTCAGTCCCAAACCTGGGCCCAAGGTCAATCGCTCGGCCAACAGGTTCAGTCTTTGCCAAAGTCACATAGTTCGGTCCCCCGACTAGCGACTCGTCAGTCTCAAACCTGAGCCCAAGTTTAGTCACTCGGCCAACAGATTCAATCTTTGCCTGAGTCACATAGTTCAGTCCCCCGACCAATGACTCGTCAGTCTCAAACCTGAGCCTGAGTTTAATCGCTCAGCCAATAGATTTAGTCTTTGCTCGAGTCACACAGCTCGGTCCCCCGGCCAACCAGTTCAGCCTTTGTTTGAGTCACACAGTTTGGTCCCCTGACCAACGACTTGACAGTCTCAAACTTGGACCCGAGGCTAATCGCTTGACCAACAGGTTCGGTCTTTGTTTGAGTTGCGCAGCTCGGTCCACCAACCATCGACTCGACAGTCCCAAACCTGGACCCGAGGTCAATCACTTGGTCAACAGGTTCAGTCTTTGTCCGAGTTGTGCAGTTCGGTTCCCCAACCAGTGACTTATCAATCCCAAACCTGGGCCCGAGGTCAATCTCTCGGCCAACAGGTTCAACCTTTGCCCAAGTCGCCTAGTTCGGTCCCCCGATCAGTGACTCGTTAGTCCCAAACCTGGGTCCGAGGTCAATCGCTTGACCAATAGATTCAGTCTTTGTCCGAGTCGCACAGTTCGGTTCCCTGACTAGCGACTCGTCAGTCCCAAACCTGGGCTTGAGGTCAATCGCTCAGCTAATAGGTTCAGTCTTTGCCCAAGTCGCGCAGTTCGGTTCCCCAACCAACGACTCGTCAGTCCCAAACCTGGGCCTGAGGTCAATCGCTCGGCCAATAGGTTTAGTCTTTGCCCAAGTTGCGCAGTTCGGTACCCCGACCAGTGACTTGCCAGTCCTAAACCTAGGCCCGAAGTCAATCGCTTAACCATTAGGTTCAGTCTTTACCTGAGTCATGCAGTTCGATCCCTCGACCAGTGACTCGTAAGTCCCGAACCTATGGTCGAGGTCAGTCACTCGGCCAGCAGGTCCAGTCTCCACCCAACATCAAATCAACCCGGCCGCCCCTCGCAAGCGATTGATCTATACGCAGCACTCCTACAAGCCAAGCGCGCCCCTCGCCCTCTTGCAAGGATCTTGTGGCACGTCTCGGTGGGAGGGAGGGTGTTGGGGggtagggggagaagtgataaggtatattttggactCCAGTCACGTCGCCACCCGCGCCCTTGTCACATCGGCACGAGGGGGGACCCTCGCATGCCAAGTCAGAAGCCATGCCGAGGCACCCCTCGGTACGTCccgtcccggaaagctcgggacgatGCCGCTTGGTGCCGTTCCACGCATTCCGGGACGACGACCGTACAAAGGTACCACCTCACCCCTCGGGGATCGATTACTGCGCCAAACCCGTGTACGGCCGGTCTTCGCATagtagtataaaaacccctgACCGACATCTGGCTAggggagagaaaaaaaaggagaatcaATCACTAACTTAGTCATCGAGGGGCCAAAATCGGGAACTTCCCGACGAGGGCCTTCTGTGCAGGAGCGCTACCACCCTCAGAAGTGCGACTACCCCGACCGAAAGACACCCTCCCCGAAGACGACGCTAGTGCCCCGACCGAGAAGCACCTCCCCTCAAATGACGTCGGCACCCCGACTTGCGGATGAAGCCACTCTTGATGCCTTGCCCAACCGATCGCAAACTCCCGACATCGATCTGTAGATCGAGCCGTGTTGACTCATCCGTCATCAGTTCACCAACATTCTGACTCTGTCACACTACTGTGAGATTGATACTGAAACTCCAAAGAAGAAATGCCAAGTGAATACTAAACACGCACAGAAAGACACAAGAATTGGCTGAGACTGGTGACCATCTTCTGCTTTGCCTAATGATCCAGTAAAATGCATCAGAATATGGAGGTAATATATGATTGATTACCTTTCCAATTTGCAcccccaatatatatatatatataagaagaagaagaagaagaagaagaagaagaaaaaggattgTCGCGTATATTGGTGGATTGCATTATTCATCTCTTTTCTCACACAAGCCTTACGATGTCAGAATGTGCCTGAATCAGATCACGCGAAGCTAAAactgaaatgaaaataatttgatttataCAAAATCCTGAATATGGTACAGCTTAGGAATTTGATGATTACCTCTGAACGTTCAAGTTTAGTGTTGCTCATCTCTCATTTTCACTCGATTTCAGCAGTAAATGAATACCACAAACTTCTTTGTTGTCTTTTTTTCACGTTCATTTCGTAGTACAAAAAAAGAAGTTCAAATTTACAGAACCTGTAATGCATGCGGTTTGAAATCAGTGAGCTCCTGGTGCATCTTTCATGCTAATATTCAAACTATTCCGCATTCTCTGCATGGTTATTCTTCCATGCCCCATGTTTCCCTTTTGCATCATAGCAACAAACTCACCATAGTCGATACGACCATCCTGAGACATGAAATCAGTATCGTTGAGTTCTTAGAAGTAATGCAAATTTTTCTAGTCTAGAAGATTAAGATACAAGTAAAGGAACTGTCAAATTAAGCCGCTCGATCAAAATTCGATAACCTTCAAAGAGATGGCATAATGAGTTTGACTATGGAAAACCCACAATGCACAAAGCATATAGAACTCATGCATAAATCTAATATAGTAAgagattttaagaaaaaaaaagaaaaagaaattctcCATCCTGTTGCTTAGTCATGAGCCAGGGTTAGCATATGCAGATGGTTAAAACAGAGCTCATCTCCAAACAGATCAACTATATCTTGGTAACAACAAAAATGTCCTGATATTGAGAGATCTGCTACCAATTTCCAGGTGGCAAACAACATTATAATGGTAACTTATGAGAAGATCCAATAAAATGATCTTATTGTTCATGCGAAAGGGGGAGATAAAGGAAGCAATAAGCAAAAGATCTTATGTCTAGCACAAATAATGCAAGTCAAACAAGCAACATAATTAAATCTTAATGTGTCAAGTATAACATATGATCAATGGAAAATAAGACAAACTACAAAACATTCTGCTAACTAGAGTAAATTAAGTGCCCGATCTGTTGGCTGGTAACCATGAATAGCACTCCAGCACTCAGACTAATATCACAACTTGGAGCTCTACTTTTATTAGAGAGATTGAAGAAGAATTACTTACATTATCCTGATCAACTTCTCTAATAATATCATCAATCTGAACATCAGTCATATTGTGGTCCTTACAAGCTTGCTGAAGTTCGTCGACTGTAATATAACCACTTCCATCCTTGTCAAAGTAAGAAAATGCTGCCACTAAATGCTCTTCACGCTCTAGTTTGTTTAGATGTATTGTTGCGGCTACAAATTCCCCGTAATCAATGGTGCCACTGTTGTCCACATCAGCCTAAATTTCAAATGAATTGGTCATTCAAATTACAGAAGATATATCAACTCCTTCCATGACAACCATCAATGTGAATAAAATGTACATTAGTTTCAGATAGATCAAATTGCTAGGTGAATTCAGAAACAACAAAAGCATCATTAGTTGTAGTCTAAGTCAGGAATTTGTTTCTTCTGCTGTTCGTGTATCtatcttttttagttttaaataaaGCATTAAAAAGACATAATAATTCAGATGCAGCATTACTAGTAAACTTGAGCGATTGCATGCTAAAACAACTTAAAAAAGGATGTTGCCTATTGAACATGGAAAGGTCCTCAGGCTACCCCAAAACCATCATCAGGCTGCTTTGTGATTTTGAGTACGCTGAAGTTATTGTCTTCTAGCACACAAAGCTTAAATTAGGTTCAGGCTTATCTTGGGAATCCAATAAACCATATTGTCTTGTAGCACACCAAGCTTAGCAAGGTGCTCTTTTGAAACTCGGGTGGAGAGGGTCCGAGTCATGAAAACCACCTCCTTGCTTGCATGAGATGAGGCTGTATATATTGACCTATCTCCATACCTTATATTGGTAGAAGCCTTGTACAGTAAATCACCCTTTTGAACACTACTCGAAAAATTGCTTCAAACTACATCACCCTTTCGAAAATTATTACGTATATATCTTAGACTAAATTATATCACTAGTTCTATCTATTAACTTGAACACTTAATTTAACTTAATAATTCCAATAATTGCTTTCCACAATTACTTTTCTTAATTCCATATCTAATATAACTATAGATGAAATTTAGAAGCCTAGATGATACACTTACAGCATCCATGAGGGAACGGATTTCAGATTCCTTCAAATTTGAACCGTATAGTCTGAGACCCTCTTTTAGCTCATCAAACGTGATTGCACCACTGCTGTCGGTATCCATTGCTTGGAACATTTCTTTAAGTCCAGCAATCTCCTCCTCTGAAAGGCTCTCAGCTATTACCTGGTACAATTATGAAAAATACGAGAcatttattttcaataagaatgaatatcattgaaaaataaTTGATCTTTGATGAATTTTGAGGACAATTATAAAAATTGAACACTCTCAATAAGAACCTTAAACTAAAGTTTGCGAATGGACAATGCAATTACACATCAAATGCAATACAAGCATAAGTATATTAAGAACAAGAGAAGTTGTAGTTTCCCTTGTCACTTGCGGTGAAGGAACACAATCAATTAATCTCCTATCTCTCAACTAAGAACTAATAAACCCTaaccagcaaaaaaaaaaaggggcagagattatagaatatattttttgcaataaaaaaaattgatggttTCAAAAACTAACAAAGGATCATACATGTTTAAAATTAATAGATATTATCAAATTCATACTCATGATCAATAATTGCCTTTTGGTGCACTTATCCTGTGTTGGTTGTTGGGAACACTGGCATGAACCAGTTGGATGATATGGCTCTAGCCAGTCATATTGCAAACTGTGTACACCCATGGCATGATAGGAGATACTCAACCAGTACTTGAGAAGAGTGGTACGATAAGATTAGTACTCTTGATAATACCATGGTAACTAAATCAATGCTCAAATACCAAATCTAGTGACAATAGTCTCTAGTAATAACTGAGGGAACAGTAAGAATTGTATGTCCACTCAGTTCCTTAAGTAATCAATAAAAAATACCAGAAAATAGTCAAAAGTTTGCAGCACCATGATTGAGagcagtttttttcttttttaactaaCAGAGGTTGGTTCATCAACACATGCAAAAGAGACTCTGACAAATTGTCCACAAGTAGTGTCATAATACACTCAGAATGCAGGATGCGGCTGTAAGTCACTTCGTGGCTACAGAAATCTtgtaattaacataatctcatgATACCAGTTTAAGCCAGCAAAATGATTTATGTCAATAGtcattaaaaatataatagatACAACATTTAaggaaaaacaacaacaacaacaacagcttcATAAAAATTCCAAGTAATAGAGGTATTTCCACATTGGGGGATATCTCACTGTGCCATACTTATCTCCCCAACTCAACTAATGATTTTGCGAAGGAGACTAAACAATTATGTGAAAACATGCAAATAAATTCTTATTCAAGTATTTCAGCAAAACAGAAAACTCTCTGTTTTGTATGAGTGGGTTGATTATATCTGCATGAAGACGATAAATCCAGTAAAACTATAATGAAAAACAACAAATTATTGAAAATGAACCTTAGTTCACATTGGATAAAACTTTTTAAACAATATATGAGTTGATTCACGAatatctgtcagaacttcttACTCAGAAGAATATATGGACTTACTCTTAAAGCCATCTTCTTCAACTTATTCATTGCTGAGAATTGTTTAAGCCGAGAGAGTACAGCTGGATCCAGTGCTTGGTCTGGAGCAACACCATTTTCACATATCCACGGGTGACCTAAGAATGAGCGTAATTCAAAGCATTATCATTAAACAATATTTTCAGTTAGGTTTGCAGGCTTTTCCACATTATACATGTTTGCAGATAATAATTAATCTCTTGTGCAATATGCTTGGCTCATGGTTAGTTAAGTTAAATTCACTCATAAGAATAGATAATTTGGACAAGATCAGAGAAAGGTCAATGGAACACAGATGCAAAATAAGTTGTCAATTTATGCAACACAATATAAATTGATGAAAATGTTCACCAAAATAAGAGCATTTGTGCCTTGTTAAAAGTTGGTGCTCAAGATTTGAGATAGTGATAATTTATCGCAAACAACATATTCATGATTATCATGAAACAGATGACGTACAAAGTACTTCGTGAGCTGTTAGGCGATCTGAAGGTCGAGAGCAGAGCATTTTTCTTATGAGGTCCTTTGCACTATCAGAGATCATTGGCCATGGTTCTGAGTCAAAGTCAATGACTCCCTTCAAAACTGCATCAAATATTCCTTGTTGTGTTTCTGAAAAACAGGCACAATTCAGTCCTAGGAATTCACAAAATTTTGTAAAAGCACAAATAAGAACTATACCTGCCCAAAAGGGTGGCACCCCACTCAACAATATGTATAGTATCACCCCAGCTGTCCAGACATCAGCTTCTGGTCCGTAGTGCTTGCATAGTACCTCAGGAGCTACATAATATGGACTGCCAACAACGTCTGTAAAGATCTGGCCTGAAATTGCAAGAGAACCAAGTTAATGTTGATAGAACCTAAATTAAGAACAACATCATTTGCCTGTATAACCAATAGAAGATATAGTAATAGAACTCAACCTTCGGCTTATAGTCATGGATCGCATCAGCAAGAAAACAGATTAATGGCATCTGAAATAAGCTTGgaggaaaatatatatatgaaaaggGCAAGAAATCTGCTCGGATTAATTCCTAGTCAATTATAGAAGGGTTCATGATTGTGCTGTGTCAATTTATCATTTTTAGGCTTAGCCCCTCTCTGGatgaagaaaaacaaagaaatctGGCCTCGTAAGGAATTCTACGATGCAGTAGATGAGGCGTAAGAGTCATTCTAAATGCTTCAAGCATTATCCAGTTAAATGAGGATTGTTAAGTAAATTTTGTATTTGGTGATGCAGATTCAAAGGATCTCAAGACTATGCTAACCATTTCTAGCAATTCAGTACCGCATTATGCACACAACAAAACAATTAATGGTGTTTCAGCAAACGAAAGATCCAGTAGCTTATTCGAGCCATGTTGCCACTGCCACCGGGAACAGTAAATTTACTGAAGGCATATCAGAGGTGTTTGATTATTCCTACTGAGCTATGCATATAGTGCTACCGAGCTATGCATCAACAAGACACTGCAACAACATGAATTCCAAAAATTAGGATCGCAGAACATTTTAATGAAATTAAACATGTGATGATATGGAACCAACAACAGCAGAATCAGATATTATTAGCAATGCTGGTAGATAATTGACAACATCAGACAGATCAAAATGATCATTCGACTCCAGTTCCAAAAGGGCGAGTACCAATCATCAAGCGTTCTTGCTTACCGGGCTTGAAGAAGACGGAGAGCCCAAAGTCTATGGCCTTGAGCGAGGAGTCGTCGTCCCTATTAGCCAGCAAGAAGTTCTCTGGCTTGAGGTCCCTGTGCATAACCCCCAGCGAGTGGCACGCCTCGACGACCCCGACGATGATCCTGGTCAGCTCGGCGGCCTTGAGCTCGCTGTAGTGCCCCCGCTGTATGATGCGGTCGAAGAGCTCCCCGCCCTCGCACAGCTCCATCACGATGTGCACGTACAGTGGGTCCTCGTACGCGCCCTTGATGGTGACCACGTTCTTGTGCCCCGACAGGTGGTGCATGATCTGGATCTCCCGCCTCACGTCCTCCACGTCCTCCTTGGCGATCAGCTTTCGCTTGGAGATGGACTTGCAGGCGTACTCCCTCCCCGTGGCCACCTCGGTGCACAGGTACGTAGTGCCGAACTGGCCCTGCCCCAACTTGCGGCCGAGGGTGTAGAGGTCGCGGAGGTTGGCGGTCCTGTGGCCGAGGACCCAGGTGGCGCTGCCGTCGCCGCTGCGCCGCATGGCGCCGTCACGATCGGGCTTTGCTGCCGGCTGCGGGGGCTCGTCCGGGTCGAGGTGGGAGAAGGACAGGTGGTAGCGAGGGGTGCCGTCGGAGGACGAGCAAGAGGAGGACCGGTCGGTAGGCCCGCTGTAGCTGGGAAAGTACCTGCTTCCTACTAACGATCCGCCACGGCAGGTGTTGCCCATCTAACGACGACGGGATCACCTACGAGCACAACGTTAACACTGAAAAGATCACCATGATTTCACTGAAACCATGGACGTTGTGCTTGATTTcttagagggagagagagagagagacgaggaaAGCGGAggagatcgatttgccttttgCGAATGGTTGGTTCTTTGGTTTCTATGGTTTGGTCTACGTGAATGCAGAAGGTGGGGAGGAAAGGAAGGGGGACAACGTCGACGCCCTTCGAAGCCTGAGCTTGCCTTATGACCAGGAATTAGGATGAAGACCAAGTTAAATTTGGAGCGATCTCGTCTGTCTCTATTAGAACCATTTGGTGTGCTAATTTACGGTCAACGGTCAAATTCAACGGAGACCGGTCAACCGACATCACGGAAAAGCCATGCAACACCAAACAGCTAAATCCACCACTCCCGATACTCTTTTCTTTACGGCTCCCCAAAACCCCATCCAAACCCTAATCCTTGCCTTATCGATCTCCGTCCTCGATTCGATCCCCGTACTCCGTCTGCCATCCCCGCCGGAGCCCTCCCATGAGTCATCCATAGCCAAGTCTCGGTCTTTGATCCCCTGGATGCTTCGATCCCGTAGAGCCGAATCACTCCTCAAGCGGCCGGCGCTTCGatccgtaaagatcttaactcgtCTGTCAAACTGCGGCAGTTTGCCTCTCGCCGCCGCCTTCTCCTCCGCCGATGCCTTGAATGAGGACATACGTTGCGTCGTCGAACCCAAGGTTCGTCCCGTTCCCCATCTCCTTTCGCAGAGTTCGTGCGGGTCGGCTTCTCGCGTCGCGCGGAAGCTGCGGTGTGTGAGAGGGAAGCCCGAGGTTGCCCTCGCGTTCTTTAAGGACAGCGTGGCCCTCGGGTTCCGCCACGACCACTCCACCTACTCGGCGATCGTCAGAATCTTAGCGGAGTCCCATTGTCACAAACAATTGGTGACTTTCTTCTGCGATTTGATATCTTCTGGCAGGGAGCATGGTTTCGAAGTACCGGCCCTTTTTGATGCCCTTGCACGTCAACTGATCGATTCGAGCTTGTTGACGTGTGCAGTCGATGCTATGATCGAAGCATGCACATTCTGTTTGACGCCTGAAAAGGCTGTGTATATGTTTTCCCAGCTGAATTCGTCGGGGTTTATCCCATCGGCATGGTCCTGTGTCGTTCTTCTGAAGTTTATCACTGAAGATGGCGACTTGGAGACTGTAATGGCAGTTTATGATCAGATGAAGAAATTAGGGACTAGTGTAGCTGCTAATTTATCTTCAGTGGTGATCAAGGCTCTCTTTCAAGCAGGGAAGTTAGATGATGCACTTCAAATTTTGGAGGAAGTCAAGGAATCTGGACTAGAACCTTCTCCAATCATCTACTCGGATGTTATAGAAGGCTTGTGCGCTTGTGGGAGATATGAAGCGGGTCATGCAATACTTGAAGAAACAGTAAGAAATGGTATTGATGTGAATGTTTTCACCTATAATAAGGTGATTGATGGACTGTCTCAAGGTAGGAGACTACAGGAAGCTGAAAAGCTTTTAAAAGAGATGATAAAAAGAGGTGTGCGCCCAGATACATTTAGCTACGGAATTCTTATTCGAGGTTACTGTGACACAGGCAATCTGATAAGAGCTCTGGATATGTATGAGGAAATGGTGACTCACAGCATCAAACCAGATGCCACCATTATAAGCTTTCTCCTTCATTGCTTCTGCAAATTGGGTATGGATTTTGAAGCAATAGAGTTCTTCCAGAAATTTAAGGACTCAGGGCTTCATGTTGATGAAGTTCTGTATGATATCATTATTATCGCACActgcaagctgggaagaatgagAGATGCAGCGGAATTGCTTAAAGAAATGAAGAGTAAGGGGTTGAATCCTGACAAGATCCACTACACAAATTTAATAAATGGTTATTGTCGCAAAGGAGAAATGTATAATGCCCAGAAGGTGTTTGCTGATATGGTGAAGAAGGATGTTGAGCCTGATCTTTTTACTTACAATGTATTAGCCAGTGGGTTTTGTAGGAATGGATTTGTTAAGGAGGCATTTGATCTACTGGATTATATGTTGGATAGAGGCATAGAGCCGAATGCTCTCACCTATAGTGTGGCAATCGATGGTCTATGTAGAGGTGGCAAGCTAAAGGAGGCAGAAATACTTTTTAAAATACTGGAAGAGAGGAAAATTGCACAATGTGCTGTTCTTTTCA of Musa acuminata AAA Group cultivar baxijiao chromosome BXJ2-3, Cavendish_Baxijiao_AAA, whole genome shotgun sequence contains these proteins:
- the LOC135607458 gene encoding calcium-dependent protein kinase 26-like isoform X1 codes for the protein MGNTCRGGSLVGSRYFPSYSGPTDRSSSCSSSDGTPRYHLSFSHLDPDEPPQPAAKPDRDGAMRRSGDGSATWVLGHRTANLRDLYTLGRKLGQGQFGTTYLCTEVATGREYACKSISKRKLIAKEDVEDVRREIQIMHHLSGHKNVVTIKGAYEDPLYVHIVMELCEGGELFDRIIQRGHYSELKAAELTRIIVGVVEACHSLGVMHRDLKPENFLLANRDDDSSLKAIDFGLSVFFKPGQIFTDVVGSPYYVAPEVLCKHYGPEADVWTAGVILYILLSGVPPFWAGIVLICAFTKFCEFLGLNCACFSETQQGIFDAVLKGVIDFDSEPWPMISDSAKDLIRKMLCSRPSDRLTAHEVLCHPWICENGVAPDQALDPAVLSRLKQFSAMNKLKKMALRVIAESLSEEEIAGLKEMFQAMDTDSSGAITFDELKEGLRLYGSNLKESEIRSLMDAADVDNSGTIDYGEFVAATIHLNKLEREEHLVAAFSYFDKDGSGYITVDELQQACKDHNMTDVQIDDIIREVDQDNDGRIDYGEFVAMMQKGNMGHGRITMQRMRNSLNISMKDAPGAH
- the LOC135607458 gene encoding calcium-dependent protein kinase 26-like isoform X2, translating into MGNTCRGGSLVGSRYFPSYSGPTDRSSSCSSSDGTPRYHLSFSHLDPDEPPQPAAKPDRDGAMRRSGDGSATWVLGHRTANLRDLYTLGRKLGQGQFGTTYLCTEVATGREYACKSISKRKLIAKEDVEDVRREIQIMHHLSGHKNVVTIKGAYEDPLYVHIVMELCEGGELFDRIIQRGHYSELKAAELTRIIVGVVEACHSLGVMHRDLKPENFLLANRDDDSSLKAIDFGLSVFFKPGQIFTDVVGSPYYVAPEVLCKHYGPEADVWTAGVILYILLSGVPPFWAETQQGIFDAVLKGVIDFDSEPWPMISDSAKDLIRKMLCSRPSDRLTAHEVLCHPWICENGVAPDQALDPAVLSRLKQFSAMNKLKKMALRVIAESLSEEEIAGLKEMFQAMDTDSSGAITFDELKEGLRLYGSNLKESEIRSLMDAADVDNSGTIDYGEFVAATIHLNKLEREEHLVAAFSYFDKDGSGYITVDELQQACKDHNMTDVQIDDIIREVDQDNDGRIDYGEFVAMMQKGNMGHGRITMQRMRNSLNISMKDAPGAH